From the genome of Virgibacillus proomii, one region includes:
- the lysA gene encoding diaminopimelate decarboxylase has product MIIDNHPFPVNKDGHLEIGGIDSTHLAEKYGTPLYVYDVQMIRDNCRAFVGTFKKLGVSAKVAYASKAFSSIAMIQVMKQEGMCLDVVSEGELYTALQADFPTKRIHLHGNNKSIQEIRMAIENDIGCIVVDNFYEIEQIRCLLQEYNKQMDVLMRITPGIKSKTHQYIMTGNEDSKFGFNLQNGQAESAFQQLYKDEYIRFKGLHCHIGSQIFETDRFLAATDVLFNELRKWKEKYDFVPEVLNLGGGYGIRYTKADSSISYAAFVEELVKEVQTHTEALAMPMPELWIEPGRAIAGSAGITLYTVGAMKEIPGIRKYVAVDGGMTDNLRPALYQAKYEAVLANQASVPPVDKVSIAGKCCESGDMLIWDLPLPKVKPGDILAVFSTGAYGYSMANHYNRFAKPAVVFVENGQDKLVIRRESYQDVVQYDLTYEDN; this is encoded by the coding sequence ATGATTATTGATAACCATCCTTTTCCAGTAAACAAAGATGGGCACTTGGAAATTGGCGGAATAGACAGTACCCATCTTGCAGAAAAATATGGGACACCGCTTTATGTATACGATGTGCAAATGATTCGTGATAATTGCCGAGCATTTGTAGGTACGTTTAAGAAATTGGGTGTCTCTGCAAAGGTTGCCTATGCTAGTAAAGCTTTTTCATCGATTGCTATGATTCAAGTTATGAAACAAGAAGGTATGTGCCTTGATGTGGTGTCTGAAGGGGAATTATATACTGCATTACAAGCAGATTTCCCGACAAAAAGAATTCATTTACATGGTAATAATAAAAGTATCCAAGAAATACGGATGGCAATTGAAAACGATATTGGTTGTATCGTAGTTGATAACTTTTATGAAATTGAACAAATTCGTTGTTTGTTACAAGAATATAATAAACAAATGGATGTCCTTATGCGGATTACACCTGGAATTAAATCGAAAACGCATCAATACATTATGACCGGCAATGAAGATTCCAAATTTGGTTTTAATTTACAAAATGGACAGGCCGAATCTGCCTTTCAACAATTATATAAAGATGAATATATTCGCTTTAAAGGGCTACACTGTCATATCGGTTCCCAAATTTTTGAAACAGACCGCTTTTTAGCTGCTACGGATGTTTTATTCAACGAATTACGGAAATGGAAAGAAAAATATGATTTTGTTCCAGAAGTTCTAAATCTTGGTGGCGGTTACGGTATTCGTTATACAAAAGCGGATTCATCTATTTCTTATGCTGCTTTTGTAGAGGAACTTGTCAAGGAAGTCCAAACACATACGGAAGCTCTAGCTATGCCAATGCCAGAGTTATGGATAGAACCTGGAAGAGCAATAGCAGGAAGTGCTGGTATCACATTATATACGGTTGGTGCAATGAAGGAAATTCCAGGAATTCGTAAATATGTAGCGGTCGATGGAGGAATGACTGATAATTTACGACCCGCATTATATCAAGCAAAATATGAAGCAGTGTTGGCTAATCAAGCTTCCGTTCCGCCAGTGGATAAAGTTTCCATTGCTGGTAAATGCTGTGAGTCTGGTGATATGTTAATTTGGGATTTACCGTTACCAAAGGTTAAGCCTGGCGATATACTTGCTGTTTTTTCCACTGGTGCTTATGGTTATTCCATGGCGAATCACTATAATCGTTTCGCCAAGCCAGCTGTTGTTTTTGTGGAAAATGGACAAGACAAATTAGTAATAAGACGGGAAAGCTATCAAGACGTTGTTCAGTATGATTTAACATATGAAGATAATTAA
- a CDS encoding spore germination protein, whose translation MPQTDQKIPVFPKLKNIEQYMKKRVGIGVSFDLGFREIVLLKRPIQIYYATGLCDSLVIQELLKELIQVNDRESNGRKLPEIIENRLLHQQVERSNTMDEAIDQLLSGLIVLFMDGEKFAFVIDVRNYPGRTPEEPDIERVIRGSRDGYTENIIENTALTRRRIRDPRLRNEMLKVGERSKTDVCLSYIADVADHGLVHLIKERIQAIEVDGISMADKSIDEFIIDRRWYPFPLVRYTERPDVAANHLLEGHVLIIVDTSPSVIILPTTFFHHMQHAEEYRQTPAVGTFVRWIRFLAVFASMYLLPLWLLFVTEPELLPKEFAFIGPNEEGNISIPIQIIMAVIGIEFLRMAAIHTPTPLSTSMGLIAAVLIGQIAIDVGMFSPEVILYVSVSAIGSYVTPSYELSVSNKIVNIIFVILTGIFGLIGFISVFLAHILFLVQLKSLRTPYLWPFIPFNAKAMLHTLFRIPIPYTNSRPSIVHPKNDYRQPEGQ comes from the coding sequence ATGCCGCAAACCGATCAGAAAATCCCCGTCTTCCCAAAACTAAAAAATATCGAGCAGTACATGAAAAAACGTGTTGGTATAGGTGTGTCATTTGATTTAGGTTTTCGTGAAATTGTGCTATTGAAACGTCCGATTCAAATTTACTATGCAACAGGACTATGCGACTCATTGGTTATTCAGGAACTGTTAAAAGAGTTAATTCAAGTTAATGATCGTGAATCAAACGGAAGGAAGCTCCCGGAAATAATCGAAAACCGTTTATTGCATCAGCAAGTAGAACGATCAAACACAATGGATGAAGCCATTGATCAATTGCTTTCTGGTTTAATTGTTCTCTTTATGGATGGAGAAAAATTTGCTTTTGTTATTGATGTAAGAAATTATCCGGGAAGAACACCAGAAGAACCCGATATTGAACGCGTTATACGTGGATCAAGAGATGGCTATACGGAAAATATCATTGAAAATACTGCATTAACGAGAAGACGAATTCGTGATCCAAGATTACGAAATGAAATGCTAAAAGTTGGTGAACGCTCCAAAACGGATGTTTGTCTTAGTTATATTGCAGACGTTGCTGATCATGGACTTGTACATTTAATTAAGGAAAGGATACAAGCAATTGAAGTAGACGGTATCTCCATGGCAGATAAATCAATCGATGAATTTATCATAGACCGTAGATGGTATCCCTTTCCTTTAGTTCGTTATACCGAAAGACCAGATGTAGCAGCTAATCACTTATTAGAGGGTCATGTATTAATTATTGTAGACACATCACCAAGTGTCATCATATTACCTACTACCTTTTTTCATCATATGCAGCATGCAGAAGAATATCGTCAAACACCTGCAGTTGGTACTTTTGTTAGATGGATACGTTTTTTAGCTGTATTTGCATCAATGTACTTACTGCCTTTATGGTTGCTTTTTGTTACGGAACCAGAACTTTTGCCTAAAGAATTTGCTTTTATTGGTCCGAACGAAGAAGGGAATATCTCCATACCCATACAAATCATTATGGCCGTGATTGGGATTGAATTTCTTCGTATGGCTGCTATTCATACACCAACACCATTATCAACCTCTATGGGTTTAATTGCAGCGGTTCTAATCGGACAAATTGCGATTGATGTTGGTATGTTTAGTCCAGAGGTTATTTTGTATGTATCTGTTAGTGCAATTGGTTCCTATGTAACCCCGAGCTATGAATTAAGTGTATCGAACAAGATTGTGAATATTATATTTGTTATTTTAACGGGTATTTTTGGATTAATTGGTTTTATTTCAGTGTTTTTGGCACATATTTTGTTTTTGGTTCAATTGAAGTCACTGAGAACACCATATCTATGGCCATTTATCCCGTTTAATGCCAAAGCTATGCTTCACACGCTATTTCGTATACCAATTCCTTATACAAATAGTAGACCGAGCATTGTTCATCCGAAAAACGATTATCGTCAACCTGAAGGTCAATAA
- a CDS encoding stage V sporulation protein AB, giving the protein MIPMLLIHLLEALIGFSAGLAVGAGYVAFITILGIIPRLIQLSKTEMFLPIYTACILLGSIFGIYLSFTSRTWEYSAIIVAIWGLMQGIFNGMLAAALTEVLNVFPILYKRMGVEKHLLWLFMAIVFGKIAGSLFQWVFFVR; this is encoded by the coding sequence ATGATACCAATGCTCCTCATTCATCTTCTTGAAGCTCTTATTGGCTTTAGTGCAGGTCTTGCTGTAGGGGCTGGGTATGTAGCATTTATTACGATATTAGGAATTATCCCTAGACTGATTCAATTGAGTAAAACCGAAATGTTTTTACCAATTTATACGGCATGCATTTTACTTGGTAGTATATTTGGAATTTACTTATCGTTTACAAGCCGGACGTGGGAATACTCAGCAATTATAGTTGCTATTTGGGGATTAATGCAAGGTATTTTTAACGGTATGCTGGCGGCTGCTTTAACTGAAGTTCTTAACGTATTTCCTATCTTGTATAAACGAATGGGTGTTGAAAAGCACTTGCTTTGGTTATTTATGGCGATTGTCTTTGGGAAAATTGCTGGTTCGTTATTCCAATGGGTATTTTTTGTACGTTAA
- a CDS encoding stage V sporulation protein AA, protein MQVYLRMKKNLELTGYQELKLKDIAVISTNSSKKHQLENLPIYRVSKKDHNIVIIDSFMVIEHLNKEFADLEFQLIGPAQTVIRIQKRRNSPSVFIAMGVWLLIFVGTAMTIMNFHYDVSMQEVQQKIHYLLTGEKKEYPLWLQIPYSFGLGIGMLLFFNHWFNKRFNEEPSPLEVEIYNYQQDLDSYVIHHENTLNDTNAPHSSS, encoded by the coding sequence ATGCAAGTTTATTTGCGGATGAAAAAAAATTTAGAGTTAACCGGTTACCAAGAATTAAAGCTAAAAGATATTGCTGTTATATCAACAAATAGCAGCAAGAAACACCAGTTGGAAAATTTACCGATTTATCGCGTAAGTAAAAAAGATCATAATATAGTTATTATTGACAGTTTTATGGTTATCGAGCATTTGAATAAGGAGTTTGCGGATTTGGAGTTTCAGTTAATCGGTCCAGCTCAAACAGTTATTCGAATTCAAAAACGGCGAAATTCACCATCGGTTTTTATAGCAATGGGAGTATGGCTGTTAATATTTGTTGGAACTGCTATGACGATTATGAACTTTCATTACGATGTTAGTATGCAAGAAGTTCAGCAAAAAATCCATTATTTGTTAACTGGAGAGAAGAAGGAATATCCTTTATGGTTGCAAATTCCTTATTCATTTGGCTTAGGGATAGGTATGCTGTTATTTTTCAACCATTGGTTCAATAAACGATTTAATGAAGAACCAAGCCCCTTGGAAGTTGAGATCTATAACTATCAGCAAGATCTTGACAGCTATGTCATCCATCATGAAAATACACTAAATGATACCAATGCTCCTCATTCATCTTCTTGA
- the sigF gene encoding RNA polymerase sporulation sigma factor SigF, whose product MNVNVKGNNKAETLTDEEVKQLIEKSQQGDKAARDILVEKNMRLVWSVVQRFINRGYDPDDLFQIGSIGLIKSIDKFDLSYDVRFSTYAVPMIIGEIQRFIRDDGTIKVSRSLKETGNRIRKKKDELTKQLDRSPTVHEIAEALDISAEEVVHAQEAAKSPQSIHETVFENDGDPITLLDQISDQDTKWFEKLTLQEAIRVLSERERLIVYLRYYKDQTQSEVAERLGISQVQVSRLEKKILEEMKHYIDS is encoded by the coding sequence ATGAATGTTAATGTAAAAGGGAACAATAAAGCCGAGACATTAACAGATGAAGAAGTAAAACAACTAATTGAAAAAAGTCAACAAGGTGATAAAGCCGCAAGAGATATATTAGTGGAAAAAAATATGCGTCTCGTCTGGTCTGTTGTTCAACGTTTTATTAACAGAGGATATGACCCGGATGATTTGTTTCAGATAGGAAGTATCGGGCTAATCAAATCGATAGATAAATTTGATTTATCTTATGATGTGCGCTTTTCTACCTACGCAGTTCCGATGATTATTGGAGAAATTCAACGATTTATTCGCGATGACGGCACCATTAAAGTTAGTCGTTCACTAAAAGAAACGGGGAATCGTATTCGTAAGAAGAAAGATGAATTAACTAAACAATTAGACAGATCGCCAACTGTACATGAAATAGCTGAAGCGTTAGATATTTCTGCAGAAGAAGTAGTCCATGCACAAGAGGCTGCAAAATCTCCCCAATCTATACATGAAACCGTTTTTGAAAACGATGGGGATCCAATTACATTATTAGATCAAATTTCAGATCAGGATACGAAGTGGTTTGAAAAACTGACCTTGCAGGAAGCGATTCGAGTGCTTAGTGAAAGAGAAAGATTAATTGTTTATTTGCGTTATTATAAAGATCAAACACAATCCGAAGTTGCTGAACGGTTAGGCATTTCCCAAGTTCAAGTATCCCGTTTGGAAAAGAAAATTCTAGAGGAAATGAAGCATTATATCGATTCCTGA
- the spoIIAB gene encoding anti-sigma F factor yields MKNEMTVTFSSVSENEAFARVTVAAFVSQLDPTMDELTEIKTVVSEAVTNCIIHAYNNESHHEVTITCSIMDAEVELTIKDNGVGIANLDEARQPLYTSKPELERSGMGFTIIENFMDTVEVISHPGKGTTVHMTKQLTKAKTVCSS; encoded by the coding sequence GTGAAAAATGAAATGACGGTTACATTTTCTAGTGTCAGTGAAAATGAAGCTTTTGCTAGGGTAACAGTTGCAGCTTTTGTCAGCCAATTAGATCCAACAATGGACGAGCTAACCGAGATTAAAACAGTTGTCTCAGAGGCTGTAACCAATTGTATTATTCATGCATACAATAATGAATCTCATCACGAAGTTACGATTACATGCTCTATTATGGATGCAGAAGTAGAGTTGACAATTAAAGATAATGGTGTCGGAATTGCTAATTTAGATGAAGCACGTCAGCCGTTATATACTTCCAAGCCAGAGCTGGAACGCTCTGGAATGGGATTTACAATCATCGAAAACTTCATGGACACGGTAGAGGTTATATCCCATCCTGGTAAAGGTACAACCGTGCATATGACAAAACAATTAACAAAAGCTAAAACGGTGTGCTCATCATGA
- the spoIIAA gene encoding anti-sigma F factor antagonist, whose product MGLNSTFAVKEDVLIVRLSGELDHHEAEFLRKKWKKVMDKHKVKHVVLNLEEMTFMDSSGLGVVLGRYKEVLQLGGEMVVCSISPSVKRLFEMSGLFKIVRLEENERFALETLGVAS is encoded by the coding sequence ATGGGGCTGAACTCAACATTTGCTGTTAAAGAAGATGTACTCATTGTAAGGCTTTCTGGAGAGTTGGATCACCATGAAGCAGAATTTTTGCGTAAGAAATGGAAAAAAGTAATGGATAAGCATAAGGTAAAACACGTTGTTTTGAACTTAGAAGAAATGACATTTATGGATAGTTCAGGTCTTGGAGTAGTCCTTGGCAGATATAAAGAAGTATTGCAGCTTGGTGGAGAAATGGTTGTTTGTTCAATTTCTCCATCAGTTAAACGACTATTTGAAATGTCAGGTCTCTTCAAAATTGTTCGTTTGGAGGAGAATGAACGATTTGCTTTAGAAACATTGGGGGTGGCATCGTGA
- a CDS encoding D-alanyl-D-alanine carboxypeptidase family protein yields MKKRLFAAGMVFFLLVNIMLPVSARAEENTDAKSLTVDAKSAILIERDTGKILFNKNEHEKLSPASMTKIMTLLLIMEALEEGKLKLDEKLRISERAASMGGSQIFLEAGEEMSVEDLLKGIAVASGNDASVALAERIAGSEQAFVKKMNEKAKELQLKNTKFQNSTGLPADDHYSTAYDMAIMSKELLKHESVTTYTSIYEDYLRKGKENEFWLVNTNRLVKFYPGVDGLKTGYTSEAKYCLTATAEKDDMRVIAVVMGADSTKERNAQISQMLDYAFNHFQTKKLFKKGDKITELNLLKAENKITDVVASESISTLYRRGESTDKITTDIRLVKDLNLPVKRGEKVGELIVKNGDTILSKSALTVEEPIQQASFLTLWKRTWQTLAKNE; encoded by the coding sequence ATGAAGAAACGTCTATTCGCAGCAGGTATGGTCTTCTTTTTACTTGTAAACATCATGTTACCAGTAAGTGCTAGAGCAGAAGAAAATACCGATGCTAAAAGCTTAACTGTCGATGCTAAATCTGCCATTTTAATTGAACGGGATACAGGAAAAATATTATTTAATAAAAATGAACATGAAAAGCTTTCACCAGCAAGTATGACTAAAATAATGACACTACTATTAATTATGGAAGCATTGGAAGAAGGAAAGTTAAAACTGGATGAAAAATTACGTATTAGCGAACGCGCTGCTTCAATGGGAGGATCACAAATATTTTTAGAGGCTGGGGAGGAGATGAGCGTTGAAGATTTACTAAAAGGAATTGCAGTTGCTTCAGGAAATGATGCAAGTGTTGCTTTGGCAGAACGAATTGCTGGAAGTGAGCAAGCTTTTGTTAAAAAAATGAATGAAAAGGCAAAGGAACTGCAACTAAAAAATACAAAGTTTCAAAATTCAACAGGACTTCCTGCAGATGATCATTACAGTACAGCTTATGATATGGCGATTATGTCTAAAGAACTGTTAAAACATGAATCCGTTACAACGTATACGTCTATTTATGAAGATTATTTACGCAAAGGGAAAGAAAATGAGTTTTGGCTAGTAAATACAAACCGTTTAGTGAAATTTTATCCAGGGGTAGATGGTTTAAAAACTGGCTATACAAGTGAAGCGAAATATTGTTTAACAGCAACTGCTGAAAAAGATGATATGCGTGTTATTGCGGTTGTAATGGGAGCAGATTCTACAAAAGAGAGAAATGCACAAATATCACAAATGTTAGATTATGCTTTTAATCATTTCCAGACAAAAAAGCTATTTAAAAAAGGGGATAAGATCACGGAACTGAATCTTTTGAAAGCAGAAAATAAAATTACAGATGTTGTTGCCTCTGAGTCGATAAGTACATTGTATCGCCGTGGAGAATCAACCGATAAAATTACGACAGATATTCGCTTAGTCAAAGATTTAAATCTTCCGGTCAAACGTGGTGAAAAGGTTGGAGAATTGATCGTCAAAAATGGGGATACCATTTTGTCAAAAAGTGCTCTAACCGTAGAAGAGCCTATTCAGCAAGCATCCTTTTTAACACTATGGAAACGCACATGGCAAACATTGGCGAAAAATGAATAA
- a CDS encoding pyrimidine-nucleoside phosphorylase, with amino-acid sequence MRMYDIIEKKRDGHALTKDEIKFFIDGYTKNEIPDYQVSALLMAIYFQDMNHEERAQLTQAMVESGDQIDLSKINGIKVDKHSTGGVGDTTTLILAPLVASVGVPVAKMSGRGLGHTGGTIDKLESVPGFHVEISNDEFIDLVNKNKVAVVGQSGNLTPADKKIYGLRDVTATVNSIPLIASSIMSKKIASGADAIVLDVKTGAGAFMKKLDEAKELATAMVAIGNKVGRNTMAVISDMSQPLGNAIGNALEVSEAIETLRGSGPKDLTELCLTLGSQMVVLAKQAESIDEARAKLEANLHNGKALQQFKVFLESQGGDASVVDNPEKLPQASYQIELPAKSSGTIAEIVADDIGTAAMMLGAGRATKDAEIDLAVGMVLHKKIGDKVNEGESLLTIYANSENLDEVKEKLYNSISISRDDVTAPTLIHDIITTA; translated from the coding sequence ATGCGTATGTATGACATTATTGAAAAAAAACGCGATGGGCATGCATTAACGAAGGATGAAATTAAATTTTTTATTGATGGCTATACCAAAAATGAAATTCCTGATTATCAAGTAAGTGCACTATTAATGGCTATTTATTTTCAAGATATGAATCATGAAGAACGCGCTCAGCTTACACAAGCAATGGTTGAATCTGGAGATCAGATTGACCTGTCAAAGATTAACGGAATTAAAGTCGATAAGCATTCAACCGGCGGTGTTGGTGATACAACAACATTAATTTTAGCACCATTAGTAGCTTCTGTCGGTGTTCCCGTAGCTAAAATGAGTGGTAGAGGATTAGGGCATACAGGTGGTACGATTGACAAGCTTGAATCTGTACCAGGGTTTCATGTTGAAATTTCCAATGATGAATTTATTGATTTGGTAAACAAAAATAAAGTAGCAGTTGTTGGGCAATCGGGCAATTTAACTCCAGCAGATAAAAAAATATATGGTTTACGTGATGTTACGGCGACCGTTAATTCCATTCCGTTAATTGCTAGTTCGATTATGAGTAAAAAAATTGCTTCTGGTGCAGATGCCATTGTACTTGATGTAAAAACAGGTGCCGGAGCATTTATGAAAAAATTAGATGAAGCAAAAGAATTAGCTACAGCAATGGTTGCGATTGGAAATAAAGTTGGCAGAAATACAATGGCAGTTATTTCTGATATGAGTCAGCCACTTGGTAATGCGATTGGAAATGCGTTAGAAGTTAGTGAAGCTATTGAAACATTACGTGGAAGTGGTCCTAAAGATTTAACCGAACTTTGTCTCACTTTAGGAAGTCAAATGGTTGTATTAGCTAAACAAGCAGAATCGATTGATGAAGCGAGAGCTAAATTAGAAGCAAATCTTCATAATGGCAAAGCATTACAGCAGTTTAAAGTCTTTCTTGAATCACAAGGTGGGGACGCCTCCGTGGTAGATAACCCGGAAAAGCTTCCACAAGCTTCCTACCAAATTGAATTACCAGCTAAATCATCAGGTACCATAGCTGAAATCGTAGCTGATGATATCGGCACAGCAGCGATGATGTTAGGTGCTGGTAGAGCAACTAAGGATGCTGAGATTGATTTAGCAGTAGGAATGGTGTTGCATAAGAAAATAGGTGATAAAGTTAATGAAGGAGAGTCATTACTTACGATCTATGCTAATTCTGAAAATCTAGATGAAGTGAAGGAAAAGTTATATAACAGTATTTCTATCTCTAGAGACGATGTTACTGCACCAACATTAATCCATGATATTATAACAACTGCTTAA
- a CDS encoding purine-nucleoside phosphorylase, with translation MDQQSIKQASSFIEKKLKNRPQIGLILGSGLGVLAEEIEDAITIPYSEVPNFPVSTVAGHKGQLVAGLLKGKHVIAMQGRFHYYEGYSMQQVTFPVRVLKELGIETLVVTNAAGGINENFKPGDLMIITDHINNMGDNPLIGKNDDRLGVRFPDISNVYAKNLIQHAEACAEQINLSIQKGVYVGNTGPVYETPAEVRMLRMLGGDAVGMSTVPEVIVAAHAGMDVLGVSCISNMAAGILDQPLTHEEVIETTEQVKESFLQFVKKVIETIPER, from the coding sequence ATGGATCAACAGTCAATTAAACAAGCGAGTTCTTTTATAGAGAAGAAATTAAAGAACAGACCACAAATTGGCTTAATTCTTGGTTCGGGATTAGGCGTATTAGCTGAGGAAATTGAAGACGCCATTACTATCCCTTATAGTGAAGTACCTAATTTCCCGGTTTCTACTGTAGCTGGTCATAAGGGGCAATTAGTAGCCGGCTTATTAAAAGGAAAGCATGTTATTGCTATGCAAGGGCGCTTTCATTATTATGAAGGCTATTCTATGCAACAAGTTACATTTCCTGTCCGCGTTTTAAAAGAGCTTGGTATAGAAACATTAGTCGTTACAAATGCTGCCGGAGGGATAAATGAAAATTTCAAACCAGGGGATCTAATGATTATTACCGATCACATTAATAATATGGGAGACAATCCATTGATCGGTAAAAATGATGATCGCTTAGGTGTCCGCTTTCCAGACATATCTAACGTCTATGCGAAAAATCTTATTCAACACGCAGAAGCATGTGCTGAGCAAATTAACTTATCGATTCAAAAAGGGGTCTATGTTGGAAATACAGGACCTGTATATGAGACACCAGCTGAAGTTCGTATGTTGCGTATGTTAGGCGGTGATGCAGTTGGTATGTCAACAGTTCCAGAAGTTATAGTAGCCGCACATGCTGGAATGGATGTATTAGGAGTTTCTTGTATTTCAAATATGGCTGCAGGGATCCTTGATCAGCCACTTACCCATGAGGAAGTAATCGAAACTACGGAACAAGTTAAAGAATCATTTTTGCAATTTGTTAAAAAAGTAATTGAGACCATTCCTGAAAGGTAG
- the deoB gene encoding phosphopentomutase, producing the protein MKKFKRVFLIVMDSVGIGEAPDAEQFNDKGADTLGSIAKHRNGLHMLTMGSLGLSNIREIPGIEKAASPKAFYTKMQEASNGKDTMTGHWEIMGLHIEQPFRTFPDGFPEELIQQLEERTGRKVIGNKPASGTKIIEELGEEHMETGALIVYTSADSVLQIAAHEEIIPVEELYRICEIARELTLDEKYMVGRVIARPFIGKPGAFERTPNRHDYALKPFGKTVMNELKDNKFDVIALGKISDIYDGEGVTEAIRTKDNDDGMTKLVESMKKDFTGISFVNLVDFDAKYGHRRDPDGYAEALEAYDARLPEVLNELQDDDLLIITADHGNDPTHHGTDHTREYVPLLVYYNGIEEGKELPIRKTFADIGATIADNFDIPMPKHGTSFLNDIQS; encoded by the coding sequence ATGAAAAAATTTAAGCGTGTTTTTCTTATCGTCATGGATTCAGTTGGGATAGGAGAAGCTCCTGATGCGGAGCAATTTAATGATAAGGGGGCAGATACGCTTGGGTCTATTGCAAAACATCGAAATGGACTTCATATGCTAACTATGGGCAGCTTAGGATTAAGTAACATTCGGGAAATCCCTGGAATTGAAAAAGCAGCTTCTCCTAAGGCATTTTATACAAAAATGCAAGAGGCATCAAATGGTAAAGATACGATGACAGGGCACTGGGAAATTATGGGGTTACACATTGAACAACCGTTTCGAACTTTTCCGGACGGTTTTCCTGAAGAGTTAATTCAACAGTTGGAAGAACGAACCGGTCGGAAGGTGATTGGTAATAAGCCTGCGTCAGGTACAAAAATTATTGAAGAATTGGGCGAGGAGCATATGGAAACCGGCGCATTAATCGTTTATACTTCTGCTGATTCCGTATTACAAATTGCTGCACATGAAGAAATTATCCCAGTTGAAGAATTGTATCGTATATGCGAAATTGCTAGAGAATTGACTTTAGATGAAAAATATATGGTTGGTCGTGTAATCGCTCGCCCATTTATCGGTAAACCAGGTGCATTTGAGCGAACACCAAACCGTCATGACTATGCATTAAAGCCATTTGGAAAAACAGTGATGAATGAGTTAAAAGACAATAAATTTGATGTGATTGCTCTAGGGAAAATTTCTGATATTTATGATGGAGAAGGGGTTACTGAAGCAATTCGCACGAAAGATAATGATGATGGAATGACAAAATTAGTGGAATCAATGAAAAAAGATTTTACAGGTATTAGCTTCGTAAATTTGGTTGATTTTGATGCTAAATATGGACATCGACGTGATCCGGATGGTTATGCAGAAGCTTTAGAGGCATATGATGCTCGCCTTCCAGAGGTGTTAAATGAGTTACAGGATGACGATTTACTTATTATTACTGCCGATCACGGTAATGATCCAACCCATCATGGGACAGATCATACACGAGAATATGTTCCACTACTTGTATACTACAATGGCATTGAAGAAGGAAAAGAACTGCCAATCCGTAAAACATTTGCTGATATAGGAGCAACCATTGCAGATAACTTTGATATTCCGATGCCAAAACATGGTACAAGTTTTCTAAACGATATCCAATCTTAA